The nucleotide window gtcccctgtctgcatgctcagcccctctgctctgagcagccatgGGCCACTTCTGCTCCTGGGAGGGCTTGTGCTGTTTCTTAGTGTTGCtgagcagagaggcagctgcCTGCATCACAGCTGTGGGACTGCAGTCCCATTCCAGTGTTTCCAAAGGAACTTTCCCCAAGTGCCTACATCTGGCTCTTCTGCCTAGGGGCCATTTCCTTCTGACTAGGACCAAAAGAAGAGACCGTTTCCTGTCCTGGtgccctttcctcttccctgtcTCACAAGAGCTTGTATGGGTGAGCAGATTCGTCCCTGGCTGCTTGTTACTGCCAGCTCATGTGTGAGTGCTCCTGCTCTACAATGCCTTGTGCCACTTTATTCCGTGCCACAGTGCTGCATGTCCCTTCtggtccctgtgtgcccagcttGGGAGTCCTGCCCTGGCATatctgtgcccaggtgtcttTGGGGAACCTAGGGGCAGTACTTGTGGGACTTAAGGGCCCAGACCTGCCCAGTATGGTACCCATGCCCTGTGCCTAGTACATAGCAGGGGGCTGTGACAGCCTGAAAGGCTTCCCCCATGTGATAAGCCCAGGTTGCCTTGCTGTTCTTGTGCCTGGGGTGGGTGCTGAGTGTGTACTTAAGCCACACTTATCTGATCCTCTAAGGCAGCTGGTGGCTTGCTCTATAGTGGGGGAAGACCAAGCTCAGCCTAGTCTTGGACCACTTCCATTTCTGTAAATTCAAGACTTGAGCAATAAGTGCCCCGAAAatcagctcctgggctctcctgcttgggtccagccctgctctggcctaGCCTGAGCACAGTAGAGGGTGGTTTTAAGTGTGCTCAGCTGTGGTGCAGGTGTGAGCACCTCTTGCCTCTGTGGATCTGACTGGGCCTGTGTGAAGATGTGCTCTGTGTCCTTCAGCAGGGCAGtacagcagctctcctggcctGGTGCCTGACACCTGCTCTGATTGTAACCAAAACATGCTGATGGCCTCGAGGATGAGGTGAAGGAGCCAGGCCCTGTCAGATTGGGCTGCTCTTCTatcacaaataaacaaacagaaggAGAAATGGCTCTGTCCTCTTGTTTTCTTGGCTCAATACAAGCAAAAGCTCTTCCAGTTGCTTGGTCCTGCCCAGTGTGGTTGAAGGCAGGACTGGGAGAAGCAGCTTGTGTAGCAGGTTTGTGCTGAGGGAAGAGGGTGATAGTTGTGTGCTGATGAAGCAGATGGAAAATTGTTTCCAACTGTTTTGGTagagcagggctcagggctggatgTGTGTCAAGGCTTCTGTTGTGAAAGTGACTCCACCCTGTCAAAAAATGGCTGGGGTGGAGTGTGGGTGTGGGCTGGGCCCTGGGCCACCTGCCCAAGAAgaactgctgcttttcagaaacTATGGGGATTTGAGGtatggcagagcagggaagagagACCTTGGAAACTCGAGTGCTTAAGAAACAGCAGTTTGTTGCTTTCTGAACCTGCCAAAGCAAAAACTGCTGCTATCTGTGAATGCCCTTGCAGCATGGATCTGTGCACAATGTAGCTTGGGCTGGTCAGAGGAAGGTTGctgtctttcttttcctgcagaagtGCATCTTTCCCTGGCTGGGCTTTGTTATCTTTCCAGCTGTCTCATTCTGGTGTCCCTTCAGTGCTATTGGGGTGTAGGGCTGCCTTCCCCATCATCCCATGACTCGGGCCCTCTTGAACAGAGTGCAGCCTGGGTGCTGACTCAAGCCTGGGAAGAAGAGTGGGGAGCCAGCTGGGCAGCATGTGGCTGGGAGGAATGTGTTAGATCAGCAGCCTCCAGATGCTGAGTTTCACTGTAGGTTTGGTTGTGGGGTGGGAGGGCTTTGGTGGATGTCCAGCTaatgccctggagcagagcttggtgtgacagagctctgctgagctgaCCTGGGCTGATGTATACCTCAAGCCCATGCTCTGAAATGTAGGAAAGCATCTTCAAGTGCCCTGAACTGGTGTGACTAATATGCCTGAACTGCACACAGCCATCACCCTCTTCTACAGCGTTCAATGTCCTTGTATGTAAGAAGTCATTCAGTGTTTTCCCTGTTGTTAATGCTTCTCTGGGACTAAAGACTTGTATAAGAATTTGTTCTTGTCCATGCTGAAGTGGTGTGTAACGTTAGTTCAGTGCTCAGAAGTCACCGCTTCAGGAGCTGTAGGTGATGGTCTGGCTGACATGGACCTTTTCCTGTcaagcctccttttcccctccagCTGGCTCCTACTAAAGACAGGACTGTCTTTGCTTTTTGCCCAAAATAGTAACAATGCTTTAAACTACTTATGCTTGGTATTTTAGAATGGGCTGTTCCCTGCATATGCTCTGCGCTCCCTTCCTCCAATTGTTCTTGTTAGCTGTGCTTCTCTATGGGCTGGCCATGGCACTTGGTAATTAATATGCTGTCATGCTGTGAACTGAATTCACACCTTATAGGGCTGTGTTTACTGGGTCTGCTGGATCAGTGCCCacttccttcccctgctcctcctcactcCAGGACTGTAAGAGACCAACAAGGGGTCAAAGACCCTGCAATATCATTACCCTCTAGTAATGCTCAGAGGTCCTCCAAGGGCTATGTAATGCACAGCATCTGGGTGTGGGGATGTGctaaggagaaagaaagagtcTGTGAGAGAAAGCTGAACTGCTCTTACATGGTAGTGAAATAATTACAGCAGCTTTTCGGCATATAAAGCTGTCCTTCCAGGTCAGGGACCAGGGAAGGCCTAATCAGCTGTGGCCCTACAGGGCAAATCTGTGCTAACTCCCAGAAACAAAGTGCAAGGGTGTGGGGCAGGGATcctaaagcagcagcacagctctgtggaaAAGCCCAACCTTGCATCTGGGTTCCTGCCTGCTTCCCCATTAGAGACAGCTGTGGCCCTAGGATTTGTGTCTGAAGAGGGAGAGTTCCTTCCTTGGACCTCCTGTGATCTCTCCCAAGCAACCAAATGGGGGAtgcaccagcagcactgctgagctcaGTTGCTGTTTGAGACTGTGCCCCCCATACCAGCTttgtttgtgtgtatgtgtgtgtgtgtgtgtgggggggtaCCCTGGTGGGTGGGGTTACACTCTCATTGGCTTTGGCAGAGCACAAGTAGGAACCTTTGAAGGTTCCAGCTGGTGTAATGctcaggaggcagagctggtgctAGGCACAGTGTGGTACTGTGCTGAGGGGAAGGTGAAAACAGTTAATAATCCACCCTCAGCTAATCACTGAGGGCTGATGGGAGGCACAGGCTTGGCGGAGCTGCTTTGGCAGGCCAAGGTGCTTATCAGCTGTGtagtgtccccagcagcccctggcaatGCTGGTGCAGCTGAAGGACAGGCTTGATGGGTCTGGTGCAGCCCTACAACCTCAGACACTGTGGCTCCACCATGCAAAGCAGCATGGCTGAGCTGGCTGTTGGTCAGGTAAGGGCTCAGATATGTTTCCTGCAACTTGCTCCAGCACacttcagcctggaaaaaaaggcatttttccaAGTGTAGGGGAGTCAAGCTCCAATAAATATCAGCTGAGCCCTGGTGCCTGCTCCCCTGCATGAAGCCTCAGCGAGGCACCAGGGCTTCTTGTCAGCATGAGGGGAAGACAGATCAGTTGTTGGAAGAATACATGACTGAAGGCTAAACACAGGGTTGGTGGTGCTTTGTGTGGCTCCTGCATGACATCTAGGCTGGCTGTGGCAGTGTAAACTAACCTTTTGTTTTACATCAGGATTTATGCCAGTGCCAGCCTCATTCTagcccctcctttttttttcaacagctATTCTACTCTAGCACCATAAGCAGGCACTGATGGCTGCCTGTAGCTAACAAGACAAACTGAGGtctgcctgcagagccacagTAAGGCCCCTGGGGTTGTGAGACAGGACAGGTCAACACAAACTAAGGCCACAGCCATGCTGTGCTTTCAGTTGGGCCTgtggtggagctgctgtgcttgtAGTCAGCATCTGGATGGTGCAGGTGATATATCTGTCTTAGCTGGGACAGAAACAAAAGTACAGCCCTTGCACAGCATCCTTCTGCTAAGCTGTGCTAGGCTCAGGGGCGTGTAAACTGGCCCTTAAGACCTAGGTCTCCACCCCTTGCCCAGATCCCCAGCCTTAGGGAGGTCTTGGGTTTGGGGGCCATGGCCTTTTCGTCCATTGGACTCCATAAAGAAAAAGTCAAGTTAAGCagtttattaatatttaaaatactgtacAGTGTGTAAACCAAATATCCCCCTCCCCACAACAACCCAGTGCTCTCAGCGGATGCTCTGGTGAATAATACTGCTTTTGGCACTGTTTGccctctctttctccttcttctttatGGGGTCCATCTCAAAACAGCGCCAGAGCCGCAGTGTTtcatcagcagctgctgaggccaCTGTTGTACCATCAGGGCTCATGGTCAGGTTCAAGATTCTGGCAGTATGAcctgaggaagagaaggagtGTGCAATCAGGGCTGAGCTGATCAACACATGCACATTTACTCCTGTATGCTCCCATGAGCCCTGCCACCTTACATAGCTGTCCCCCCCACTGGCTGTGACAGCATGATTTTACACCCCAAGCATACACTTGGAGCAATGGTATTTCTTCCACAGCCTGTGAGCATGCTTTACTCCTAGCAGCATGCCCCTGGATACTGTCCTGTATCAGTGATGCTCTGCAGGCTCAAACCAAGGAGTGCAGCTGCCTTCAACCTTTAACagccccaccccccccccaggCCCTGTCCACCAACCTTGCAGCTCTGCAACCTTGGTCATTGTTGGATACTTCCATAGTACCAGCTGATTCTGTGCAAAGCCATGGCCTGAAACGAACTCCTTGTAGTTTGTTGACCATAGGATAGAACAGACCTGAAAAGAGGCAGCATAGGTAAGACAAGGTGCTTGTGCTGATGCTCACCACTCGGAGGTGAGCATGatcccctccttccccatgcctctgggcctgaggagccagcagctctgtgtagGTGTGCTGCCAGAAGGTGTTTGTCTCCAAGCTGATGTTCATCTCTCACCTGGGAATGGGCATCAACAGTACTGAGGCAGGCACCAGAACACACGTTCCAGATGCGGATATGTCTGTCACTAGTGCCACCTCCAGTGGCTAGAACATTCATCTGCCATGGGCACCACGCCACAGCCTGAGAGAGAAGAGTTCATTTTAAGACCTACAAGAGGCAACCTGCACCCAGCCAATGCTGCATGTCTGTGTTGCACACAGATATCTGCCCgtggcagccctgtgctcaCCTTGACAGCACCCTGGTGCTGAGTGAAGGTCTGTACAGGAGCAAAGTCGCCACCCCCACCTTGGGTGCATGGCCAGACGTTCACCAGATTGTCATTGCCACCGCTGGCCAGGTAGCGGCCATCTAGAGACCATTTGAGTCCGCACACTTCCTGTGTGTGGCCAGCAAGGGTGGCCACGTGATGCTCAGCCACTCGGACATCGTGGTGATGGATGTGCCCAGTCCGTGCACCGCTGCAGAGAGACGACAAGGCGTGCAGGGTCAGGCTGCACATTTTCACCCAAATCCATTTTTGTTGTTGCAAAACTGCTATACCTGCCACTGGGTTTCAACCAATGTTACCAGCAACACTGGTCTGTCGGTGTGAGTGAAACACCCACACAAGCTGTTGACAACTTCAGCACAAATTGCGATACAGGAAAGAGGCCTTCTCCTCACAGTCCCAACAGATAAGGTTGAGTAAGAATCCCAAGCCAGGACAGAAACTTCTCTCTGCCATCCCTAACCCACGCCATACACAGATTGAGGAATAGGAGTTTGCAACAACTGGAAACTGCCCTTGACCTACTGCTTTACCTGGAGAGGATGTAGCTGTTCCAGCTGAGGGTTCCCACACGGGCACAATGGCTGGTCATATTTCGGAGACGTTTCTGCTGCTGAATGTCCCATAGCTACAGAGGCAAAGCAAAAAGTTCTTCAGAAGAAACCGAGTCCTATTTCTATGCTGTAGGAACCTCACTGCACAGGCTCTGGCATTCAGCTTTCTCAGTAAGGGAACAGAGAAAATGTGTATCTCATGACTATAGCACAGAAGGTAACACTActtattaaaaaacccccaaaccaaaccctgcCTTGCACGCTGCACTTGGCTGGGGCAGTTCCACCCCACACTAGGGAAGATAAGTCAGGTGCATGGCATCCTTCCTCTGCCAGCCAAGGTTTTGTCCCCAGGCCCCCTAGTTCTGTCAATCCCTAGAAGACACCTCTAGTTTTACTCCTGCATTCACCTGGACCTCAGCACTACTTGTGCCAACAGCAAGGTAGTTTCCTTCTTTAATCCATGACACAGAGGAAATGTAAACATCTGGATGCTccatctgcagcagctggataaTCTCCCCAGTAGCGTGATTCCACAGATAAACAGAGTTGTCCAGAGCCACTGCCAGGAAGTTCTGGGAGCTCCAGTCTATGAGATTCAGATCTACAATTTGAAAGAGCAATGCGGGTCACAACATGCTTACCTAGAGAGCCCAGCCCTTCACCCGTGCTGATGCAGCAGGTGTGGGtgcacatgtgcacacacacacgtaCAGGTGAGGGGCAGCCTTCTAGTGTCactgtgcccagctgctgggatcaGGTACCCTGCTCCAAGGCATCTGCACAGTGCCCTAGACCACTGTCCCTGTAAGGCTACACAGGGACACTCCAGAAGTGGTCTGTGCTAGCCTGGGTGCATAAAATAATACAGACAGCCCAGTTACACTGCCCTAGGAAGAGCAGTCCAGTGCAGAATGTTCTGGATGCCCAGCACTTAACCCTGTAGCCTACTTACAGTAGTCATTGCGGATCTCTGGTGCATCCAAGATCCGGTCTGGCATTGAGGGTATATATCTGCTATTCTTCCTGCTGGATCCAGGCGTCATTTTCTGACTGTAGAGCACTTTCAGGTTATTCTGATAGCCTGTGTGCAGAGGAACAGATTTGTTAACCTGAGTTAGTGTCCTCCCAGCTGAGTGCTGCTCACCCAACTAGGAATCCCttggaatgaaaataaagtCCTAAGAGAAACACTCGCAAGAGTGCAGTGTGCTAAAATCACTGGCAGTATGAACTGCTGAACAGGGGTGAGCTACAATTTCCTCATTCATGGAAACAAATTTAACAAACACTTGTTTTTTTCTATGCCATTATATTTAGTTGCAGTTTAAGCTAGGAagtgcacagcagagagttTGATGCTCTTACAGACTTCACGAAGGTTTGGAACCTGCAGTATAGGTGAGCAACTGGCCATCATAGCAACTTTCCTAAATAAATTCACTGCAACTGTTATGCCCTCCCTCGACCTCAGGAACCTTAAGAAAGGAGATTCCAGCCTGTACAGTTCTCAGAAACCAGCTGATTTCTCCTGTAACCATACACAGAGCCTCTGTGTTACTGTTCTCCTGATCCGATCTCTCCTGCTGATTCAGCTCACACAGACCCCGTACCATACCTTCTGGAGCATTCTGTGGTTTTCCACTGAGGCGGAGGATCTTTGCCTCTTCTACATCAAAACCATTCAGATTCACTGCCCAGGCTTTCTGTTGCTCCTACGGAGACAAATCACCCTCAGTGCAATGCATTTAAAACAACTTCCACACTGCAATTGAAACAGACACCTAAGTCCCATTCTCTTAGAATCTGAAGGTGTTTGACTGTGCTGCAAGGGTCAGCCACACACAGGGAGGTCAAGGCAGTTTTTCCTCAGACTTTCACACATTGTCATATGATCGCAAATTCAGTGTCATTGCCAGTGGGAAAAGCCACAGCCACAAAGTGACCAAATGCTTCATAAACAGATTTCAGAACACAGTGTAAAACATTCCAGAAGTGTTCCCTCTGTAGACATTGTCCTGGAATAGCTACCACCAGCAGTTTCACTTTGCATAGGCTCAcagctttgtggttttttttgcctgctACCTATTAAATCCTCATTAGTCAAAAGCTATATTTTTCTACTAGAAGCAGCATAGGCTAGAGTGCATGGCATCTGTACAGCTTCAATCTCATCCTAGGCTCCTGAAGCCCAGAGCTGAAAGTAGTGATGGCTGGGGCTTGTCCAATGTGTCCACTGGATAGAACCTATAGTTTACTCTGTAAAGGGGCAGGAAGGATTAGTGGTTGTTGAAGTAATTGTAACTTAGCAACATGCTCACCTTCTTGGTAGGGGATTCCTCAGCAGGTTCATTCTCTTTGGTTAGGAGGAAATTTGCCATCTCCATCTGCATAGTGCTGCGGTTGGGAATGTAGCGATCCCCCCCAGCTTTTGTGGGGGTGCTTTGAATTTTGGATCCAGATTTACCTGCATTCGCAtatgaaaatactgttttacaCTATTTAACAGCCTGTATTAGAGTTTTCACGAGAGCAAACCCAGCACTCTTCCACATCACGCCCACCAGACAAGTAGGACTCTGAGATCTCATGCCACCCAGTCACAACTAACTTATATTTTCCTCCCTGAAATCAAGCTCTGGTAGGGACTGTCTGGAGCAACTCCTTGGGTCTAGTGCAACAATTCCAAAGTCCAGAGATAAGGGGAAGATACAAAAACACTGTTACAGGATGTAAAGCTGGCCGCTGACAGTCCCGCCCACACTTGTCCCAGcatgcagctgtgccagcaagGCTCAGCTGGGCTATCAGCAGCTGGTCAGCCCcagtgctcagagctctgccccTCATGCTAGGAAGGAGGTGGGTGACTGTCAGGAGCACAGcccacctcctcctgcctgacCAGCAAGCCGGTAGGGCAGCGtggcagggagcccagagccccataGCTACAGACAAGCAGCGGGGCGAGGCTCCCGCCCTCAGCCTCTGCCGCTGGTGCAGGCGCTCACCGGGTGTCTTGGACGGTGTCTTGCTAGAGCTGTGGGAGCGATTGGCCGGCTTCATGGGCGACACGCCGACGGGGCTGGGCCCGGGGCCGCTCTCCTTGGCCTTGCGCTGCCATCGCGCAGGCGGCGCGTTCGGGATCGGCGTGTCCAGCTTCAGCAGCCCGTGCAGGTCCGCCTCGAACAGGAACTGCGCCATGGTCCTGCGGGCGGGCGGCGTTAGCCGTGCCTACCGGCCGGGCTGCAGTCTGCTCCGACAGGCACCGCCGGCCTCCCCACCACCGGACCTTGCAAGCCCTCCGGCCGCTCCTCCCCACCACCGGATACCCCCCACTCTCCCCAACCGCTCCTCGGGACACTCCATCAGCCTCCGTTCGTCGGGGGTCCTTTCTATCAGCCGACACCCCTTCCAGCCGCTACTTTGGGGGTCTCTCCGATAAGCGACATTCTCCCTTCCCCTCGTCTGCTCACCACAGCCTCCCCGCTCGGGACTGTGCCTCAAAGCCCCCTCCCCGGCCCTATAGCACGCTCACCTCCGCCGCGCCGCCACCGCTCGCCCGCCCCGCCTGCGCCGCAGCATTTTAAACCGCGCGCGGACGGGGCTCCGGTTGGCCGCTTCAAACCCAACGGCCGCGCGCTGCCAGGCGACGGCTGCGCGACGCAACGCGATTGGCTGAGCCGctgggcggggcggggcgggccgcTTCGCGCATGCAGTTAGGGGCGGGACCCGGGGCGGGGCGTTCTTGCTGGGGCTGGGCGATCCGGGCCAGGGGCGGGGCGGCGAAGGAGGGACCAGGCGGGTGCTTGGGGAGGGACCAGAGTTTATGGCGGGGTGGGGGCGGCCGTTGCTCCCCGCGGCTCCCAGCCGCTCATGAGCAGGTAGGACTGGTTGGCGATGTCGGTGCTGGACAGGCGGCCCCCAGGGTGCTCCGGCGGCGGGCCCGACTCGCGCCGCGGGCCgggcagcacctccagcaggcagggcaggacgGCCTCCTCCGGCGGCTGCTTGTCGAAGGCGCTGGCCTGGGGGGTCACAGAGTGGACGCGGTAGGGGCTGCCCTTCGAGCTGTCCCCGGGGGCAGCTGAGCCgcccagcctcatcccctcACCTGGCCGTGCTTGCTGCTTTCTTGGAGGAAGCTGCCCAGAGCACGGTGCAGGTCCGGAACGGGCGGCCACAGTTTCTGCTTCACATTACTGGGTATGGAGGAAGGGGCATCGAAGGTACCCTTTGACTTGGGGTACCCTAATGCCCCGTGCAAGGTGCCCAGGCTTGGTGCTGGATCCCCCGCCTGCCCCCGGCACATCCCTTTACCTGTAGAGGGAGGGGAAGGTGCAccgcagccccaggagcactgCTGAGAAGAGCAGCGGCACCACCGTCACACTGGGGATGAGCCAGCCTGCATCGGAGGAGGAACGCCGCATCTGTAGCCCTTCCCAGACCCCCCCCACCTCTGAGCCCTTCGCAGCACCCTGCCCGCTGCTCCCCACCCCATGTCCAGCACTCTCTGTCTCTTGCCGTCAGCCGTGTGGCTCCTGTGGCCGCagcctccagccctgtcccttaCCCGCATCAGCCATGGCATCAACCACAACAGGTTTGGACCAGGCGCTCCAGCTGCCCTGGTACCACGGCCCGCTGGGCTGGGCCCGCACCTGGGCGTGGTAGCGGGACCCTGGCCGCAGGTCCAGGACTTCTTTCCTAGCTGCTCGTGGAACCTGCAGGACCTGCGAGGCAGAGCCGAGCTGGAGGcatggctgctgtggggtggcACCAAGGGGCAGGTCCCGGTTTGCCCGACCCCGCGCCTGCCATGTGTCTGCAGCAGAGGTGGGCAGCGCTGCTCGGGGTGTCCTGGGCAGGCCTTACCTTCCAGTCATGGCTGTTCTCCATGGCATAGCGGACCTGGTagtccagctgctctgccagcagctccaggggcgGCAGCCACTGCAAGCTCAGCCGGCCCTGCGACACTGTTGCCTGCACAAGCTGTGGGGCATCTGTGAGCACTGTTGGTGTTGGGGACAGGCATGTGTCGCTCCTGTGAAACGGGACATGGGACACTGTGTCCCCTgtgagccaggcaggggctgtggtggcactggaacTCACCAGCCTGGTGCAGCCAAAAGGGCTCCTTGAAGTAGCTGAGTGTGGGCAGCATGTGGGTCCTGGTGACATTCACCAGGATGGagatggcactgccagccttgGGCTGGAAGGTGCAGGCATAggtgccctgtgcccccctgcTCACCTCCTCGCACTGTTGCCATGCATCTTCCCTGTGGGAGGAGTGGGGAGGCAGTCAGTCCCACCAAAGCACACCCACAGCCAGCATTCCTCCGGCACTTGCCCAGGAAAGCTACTGCTGCTTGTCGTCGGAGGTGCGATGTGGCCAGGAGAGGTGGTATGAGATTGGTGGTGATagggcaggacagagcagggcatGGGCAAGAGGCCCAGTGTGGGAtattgggacacagcaggaccAGTGGTCCCTGGGATGTGCCTGCCTGAGCGCCATCTGCCTGCCATGCCCCTTACCTTGTGCCAGCCCCACTTGGAGGTGGCCGGTAGAAGAgctggtgggagctgtggggctctgcagggtccCAGCTCCACTCACAACGCACCTGCCGCAGGTCGGGAGTACTGCAGCACAGCCCGATGtctcctgggcaggggagagtcggggcagggagggggctgcTTCCCCTTGGCCCCCCAAAACGAGGTGGGAGTCGCACCTCGCCTACAACAGGACCccaccccctgcagccccaggtgtgggTGCCTCCCTGCTGTTCCTGCCAGCACCTCTGCAGAGGGGGTGGCTGCTCACCGGAGGAGTGAGGTGTCtcagcaggcagtgcctgcgACCAGGGCCCCCAGACACCGTCCATGGAGGTACCGTCGGGCTTGCTGCGCACCTGGATGTGGTACCTCACCCCTGGCTGCAGGTCCCGGAGCACCACC belongs to Haemorhous mexicanus isolate bHaeMex1 chromosome 9, bHaeMex1.pri, whole genome shotgun sequence and includes:
- the MPL gene encoding thrombopoietin receptor isoform X1; translated protein: MAACLCQSWQLSLLPAILLSLRSPPSAPEPVTSQDAALLAGVSEDILCFSRSFEDLTCFWDEEETTTGNGHFYYWYSRDVPTACVVSTWHRGAGGKRHVCVFPSQDVRLFTQLHLQVLDATTNHTKYWRELSVDAVGLIAPPANISARWVGAAGQLCVSWQPPLADFPNFFLYEVQCCPASSPGMPCSTTLNPGEQHPGDPSIQSIVSTHTPRAASQALGQRLVQANTWVVLRDLQPGVRYHIQVRSKPDGTSMDGVWGPWSQALPAETPHSSGDIGLCCSTPDLRQVRCEWSWDPAEPHSSHQLFYRPPPSGAGTREDAWQQCEEVSRGAQGTYACTFQPKAGSAISILVNVTRTHMLPTLSYFKEPFWLHQAVLTDAPQLVQATVSQGRLSLQWLPPLELLAEQLDYQVRYAMENSHDWKVLQVPRAARKEVLDLRPGSRYHAQVRAQPSGPWYQGSWSAWSKPVVVDAMADAGWLIPSVTVVPLLFSAVLLGLRCTFPSLYSNVKQKLWPPVPDLHRALGSFLQESSKHGQASAFDKQPPEEAVLPCLLEVLPGPRRESGPPPEHPGGRLSSTDIANQSYLLMSGWEPRGATAAPTPP
- the CDC20 gene encoding cell division cycle protein 20 homolog → MLRRRRGGRAVAARRRTMAQFLFEADLHGLLKLDTPIPNAPPARWQRKAKESGPGPSPVGVSPMKPANRSHSSSKTPSKTPGKSGSKIQSTPTKAGGDRYIPNRSTMQMEMANFLLTKENEPAEESPTKKEQQKAWAVNLNGFDVEEAKILRLSGKPQNAPEGYQNNLKVLYSQKMTPGSSRKNSRYIPSMPDRILDAPEIRNDYYLNLIDWSSQNFLAVALDNSVYLWNHATGEIIQLLQMEHPDVYISSVSWIKEGNYLAVGTSSAEVQLWDIQQQKRLRNMTSHCARVGTLSWNSYILSSGARTGHIHHHDVRVAEHHVATLAGHTQEVCGLKWSLDGRYLASGGNDNLVNVWPCTQGGGGDFAPVQTFTQHQGAVKAVAWCPWQMNVLATGGGTSDRHIRIWNVCSGACLSTVDAHSQVCSILWSTNYKEFVSGHGFAQNQLVLWKYPTMTKVAELQGHTARILNLTMSPDGTTVASAAADETLRLWRCFEMDPIKKKEKERANSAKSSIIHQSIR
- the MPL gene encoding thrombopoietin receptor isoform X2, yielding MAACLCQSWQLSLLPAILLSLRSPPSAPEPVTSQGVSEDILCFSRSFEDLTCFWDEEETTTGNGHFYYWYSRDVPTACVVSTWHRGAGGKRHVCVFPSQDVRLFTQLHLQVLDATTNHTKYWRELSVDAVGLIAPPANISARWVGAAGQLCVSWQPPLADFPNFFLYEVQCCPASSPGMPCSTTLNPGEQHPGDPSIQSIVSTHTPRAASQALGQRLVQANTWVVLRDLQPGVRYHIQVRSKPDGTSMDGVWGPWSQALPAETPHSSGDIGLCCSTPDLRQVRCEWSWDPAEPHSSHQLFYRPPPSGAGTREDAWQQCEEVSRGAQGTYACTFQPKAGSAISILVNVTRTHMLPTLSYFKEPFWLHQAVLTDAPQLVQATVSQGRLSLQWLPPLELLAEQLDYQVRYAMENSHDWKVLQVPRAARKEVLDLRPGSRYHAQVRAQPSGPWYQGSWSAWSKPVVVDAMADAGWLIPSVTVVPLLFSAVLLGLRCTFPSLYSNVKQKLWPPVPDLHRALGSFLQESSKHGQASAFDKQPPEEAVLPCLLEVLPGPRRESGPPPEHPGGRLSSTDIANQSYLLMSGWEPRGATAAPTPP